The Erinaceus europaeus chromosome 6, mEriEur2.1, whole genome shotgun sequence sequence TCTGACATTTCTTTCATAGCCCTTAGGCCACTTATGTTTTTCTTCTATTCACTAAATACACAggaaaatcatgaaaaaaaaatacatgttgtGCAAAAAGTTATTTGGttatattctcattctctctctctctctctctctctctctctgttaccaCTGgatctcagtgtcagcactacaaatccactgctcctagaggtcaatttttccattttattggataggacagcgagaaattgaggagagggagacagagagggagagagaataagatagacacctgcagacctgcttcactgcttgtgaagcaacccccctgcaggtggggagtctgggactccaaccgggatccttgcctgggtccttatgctttgtactatatgtgcttaatctAGTGTCCCACCACCTTTGGTTATATTCTCTTTCACACTACACAAAGTTAGCCATTCCTTTGACACAATTTAGTAAACTCTTTTATATGGCACACATGTTGAGTAAGAACCAGTATCTTGATAGATTAATAATAGATTCAGGGAATGATGAAAAGGGCCagtgcattatttatttttttttcctcctccagggttattactgggctcggtgcctgcaccatgaatccaccgctcctggaggccattttttcccccttttgttgcccttgttgtagcttcgttgtggttattattattgcccttgttgacgcagttcgttgttggataggacagagagaaatggagagaggaggggaagacagagaaggggagagaaagatagacacctgcagacctgcttcactgcctgtgaagcgactcccctgcagacggggagccgggggctcgaaccgggatccttacgccggtccctgcgctttgcgccacatgcgcttaacccactgcgccaccgcccgacccccaattatTTTTTGTACTTTAAAAACTCTGGAtggatattttaataataaactaGACTGTATAGAATTTTGGGGTACTGCATGCAGTTATGATTAACCTGATTTCCCCCCCTATTATAGATGCCACTTTCTGTGAAGACTGGCTTTGTTTTCACTTACAGTTTTCATCAACAAAGTCTTCATCCAAGATTGATTCCTGTGTGTTATCAAGTCAGTGGTAGTTAACCACAGCACATGCAAGCTGAGAAATCCAGTAAGGAGATGTATTGCTTCTCTTAACTGTCCTAATTTAATGTGTAAGTTAAATTAATTGTTAGCCTAAAATGGTTTAGATAtttaattaccaaaaaaaaaaaagttctaagtaGCATAGATAATCAAAGAAGTAAATGAAAGTTTTCATACTAAGATATGACATCAAACATTTAATATGTCTTAGTTGCAGATTGGTTCTGCCATAGAACATGTGAAAAAGCCCCATTATGTATACACTCTGGTTGATTTAAGTGAACGTTGCAACGGTTACTAAattccattttaatttatttttgagtcTTATTTAAAAGttatgtttactggatagagacagtagaaattgagagggaaggagaagacagaataagagagacagacagagagagagaaagacctgcagacctgcagctttccccttgcatgtggagactgagaggctcgaacctgggttcttttatGTAACGTGTGTGcgactaggtgtgtcaccacccagacccctaaattacatttttataaaacaaaaaaacaaaatccaaaaAACTGACTTGTCTGGCATTAATTTGTGTTTTGATggtaagtatatttttaaagagagtgaCTTGGCTAGTATGGTGAATTGTAGAGCTTTGGATGCCAGAATAATAGTTTCATCAGTGGAAACATTCTGGAGCCTTCTGACTGTCACTTAGGAGCCTGGAATTTGAATTAAATCTCTCTGCTGATGGAATGCATAGGACAGAAACCTAAGTGATGAGATCATAGATAAACAACCTTTGGCTTTGTTGctaattcttgatttttttcccttagctAATTGGATAGTTTGTCTTTCACtttagctttttttctttaaggtttTTAAATTGAGAAATATGTCAGAGTAACTCTTAATAATAAAAGCCACATGAGAAAGATGCCATACCATTGAGCCATAAAGTTATTGATGCATCCTTTAAGAAAATAGTCTGTTTTCCTGTTGGGAAttttataagaaaatttaaaatgttcTGCTCCTGAGGATGGCAaactccaaacaaacaaaaatcctctTTTAACCCCCTGCATTACTTCCCGACCCCCagcttagtatttttttaaagcatgtgtGTTATGGCAATTTCTGAATAAAGTTTGTTGTCCATAAGCTACAGATTGTTAGTCTTTTTATTCAGTGAATTGATATTGAAGAGACAATATATGAGAAATTGGATCAGAGAACTTGAAAATGTCCATTGATTTGGAAGATTCTTTTTTAAGCATGTTTACTATGGGCATGGCTCCATTCAATCGTATTAAAATTTTCTATCAAAATTAGTAACCaaaatattctttttgtttttatgtttgtaAAGGGTTAAAGCCTGTTTTGAGGTTGTCTTGGGcggaaaagtgaaaagaaaatgcTCCACATTAGCCGATGTCAGCATCTGAAACAAATAGCCCAGAAATATTTTTCTAGTATACCTATTAAAACAGAGAAACATGCTCAccgctctctgcctctctcaaggACCTCTCCATTTGCAGAATTAAGGAAGTCATGGCACTCAACCTGTTCTCTAGTTGGGGACAAAAATATTATCCTGATGGGACCACCCGGTGCTGGGAAAACAACAGTAGGCAGGATAGTAGGTCAGAAACTAGGTTGTTGTGTCATCGATGTGGACGACGATATCCTTGAGAAAACCTGGAACATGAGCGTGTCTGAAAAACTGCAGGATGTTGGTAATGAGCAATTTttagaagaggaaggaaaagctGTGTTAAACTTCTCTGCATCTAGAAGCGTGATCGCCCTGACTGGATCCAACCCGATGCACGATGCTAGCATGTGGCATCTGAAGAAAAATGGGATAATCATATACTTGGATGTGCCCCTCATAGATATTGTCAACCGCCTAAGGTCCATGAAAATAGAAAGGATTGTAGGTCAGAGTCCAGGAACGTCTATGAAAGATCTACTGAAGTCTAGAAGATGTTACTACAAGAAGTGGTTTGATACCCGTGTGTTCTGTGAAAGCGGAGCTTCCCCCGAGGAGGTCGCCGACAAAGTGCTCACTGCAGTTAAAAGATACCTGGATGCAGACTCAGAGACATTCATCTCCACGAGACACTTTGCCACCCAAGGCTGTCAACAGAAGGTTTCAGCAAAATTCTTCAGCGAAGCTGTAATTGAAGGGCTGGCCTCTGACGGCGGGCTCTTCGTGCCTGAGAAGGAGTTCCCAAAATTAAGCTGCGGGGAATGGAAGAGCCTCGTGGGAGCCACCTACGTAGAGCGGGCACAGATCCTGCTGGAGAAGTGCATACACCCTGCCGACATACCCGCCACCAGACTGGGAGAGATGATTGAAAATGCCTACGGGGAGAACTTTGCCTGCTCAAAAATCGCCCCCATCAGGCACCTTTCAGGGAACCAGTTCATCCTGGAGCTGTTTCACGGACCCACAGGATCCTTTAAAGATCTGTCTTTGCAACTGATGCCTCATCTGTTTGCACACTGTATCCCCCCGACTTGCAACTACATGATCCTTGTTGCCACTTCAGGGGACACCGGCAGCGCCGTCTTAAATGGCTTTAGCAGGCTGAGTAAGAACGACCAGCAAAGAATAGCTGTGACCACATTTTTCCCTGAGAATGGTGTGAGTCAGTTTCAAAAAGCTCAGATAATCGGTAGCCAGAAAGAAAACGGCTGGGCCGTGGGTGTCAAGTCAGATTTTGATTTCTGCCAGGCAGCCATCAAGAGAATTTTTCAAGATTCTGATTTCACTGGCTTTCTGACCATGGAATACGGAACAACCTTAAGCTCAGCTAATTCCATAAACTGGGGGCGGCTGCTGCCCCAAGTGGTGTATCATGCTTCTGCCTACCTTGATCTTGTCAGCCAAGGATTTATTTCCTTTGGAAACCCAGTCGATGTCTGTATCCCCACGGGAAACTTTGGGAACATCTTGGCTGCAGTGTACGCCAAAATGATGGGTATCCCTATCCGGAAATTCATCTGTGCCTCTAATCAGAACCATGTGCTGACCGATTTCATCAAAACAGGCCATTACGACCTGAGGGAAAGAAAATTAGCACACACCTTCTCGCCGTCCATTGATATTCTCACCTGTTCAAACCTGGAACGGCATTTACATCTGATGGCTGATAAAGATGGACAGTTGATGGCCAAGCTGTTTAACCAGCTAGAAGAGCAGCGCCACTTCCAGATCGAAAAGATCCTCATGGAGAAGCTTCAGCGGGACTTGATCGCGGACTGGTCCTCGGAGGGAGAGTGCCTGGCGGCCATCCATTCCACCTACAATACCTGTGGGTATATCTTGGACCCACACACTGCTGTTGCCAAAGTGGTTGCAGACAGAATGCAAGACAAAAGCTGCCCAGTGATTGTGTCCTCTACAGCTCACTACTCCAAGTTCGCACCTGCTATCCTGCAGGCTTTGAAGATTGAAGCAATCAGCCAGACTTGCTCAAGTCAGCTTTACCTACTGAACTCCTACAATGCATTACCCCCACCACACGAGGCCTTACTAGAGAGAATGAAACTGCAAGAGAAGATGGACTATCAGGTCTGTGCTGCAGATGTGAATGTTCTGAAGAGCCAGGTAGAAAAACTAATACAAAGCCAATTTCTATAAAAgtttcctgcagggggaaaaaaaaaacattttttttttctggtgagggGCATGCAGTAATAAACCACAGAAATTGATTTGCACTACGATTGCCCTTTGTTTATAAGTAAATGATTCTATCTGTAGACTTGCTAATTTCTATCATTTATCAGCCTATCATTTCTAGAACTGAACCCTGTACATGCACATGGTCCCTGGCTCCATAGTCTAGAAGTGACAAGAGGCTGCAGAGCACAAGGGCCCTTCCGTTACTGTGTTGTGTTTTGTATTCATAAGGGACATACTGGTTTCTACCTCCCCCCACAGTCATAAGTCAAGCAGAATGTTTGAAATAATATAAACACAGCTGTAAAGTATGACATCGGTGACCACCATTAAGTCTCTGTGGATCAGAGGTCACTTACCTCCCGAATGACTAATCCATATGGAAGGAGCAGTCAGCTCCTATGTTACCAGAGGACCGCTGGCAGACAAGCTCTCTGGCCTTCATTTCCTTTTGAACTTCTGTAGTTCAGGAAATGTAGCTAGACAAATCAAGGCACATGCTTTAGATGCAGGATGTAATAAAGAAAACTATGTGATCATTGATTCAGGCATAAAATTACCTATTTGAAGAGAATTTCCCAAAAATTCAAACTTTGGATTGTTTTTATATGGATGCAGATAAGtcttctataatttttttcttgccttcagggttatcgctttggctctgtgcctgcactatggatccactgctcatggagcctagtttttcccttttgttgcccttgttgtttatcatgttgttattgttgttattgctgtcattgttggataggacag is a genomic window containing:
- the THNSL1 gene encoding threonine synthase-like 1 isoform X1; this translates as MLHISRCQHLKQIAQKYFSSIPIKTEKHAHRSLPLSRTSPFAELRKSWHSTCSLVGDKNIILMGPPGAGKTTVGRIVGQKLGCCVIDVDDDILEKTWNMSVSEKLQDVGNEQFLEEEGKAVLNFSASRSVIALTGSNPMHDASMWHLKKNGIIIYLDVPLIDIVNRLRSMKIERIVGQSPGTSMKDLLKSRRCYYKKWFDTRVFCESGASPEEVADKVLTAVKRYLDADSETFISTRHFATQGCQQKVSAKFFSEAVIEGLASDGGLFVPEKEFPKLSCGEWKSLVGATYVERAQILLEKCIHPADIPATRLGEMIENAYGENFACSKIAPIRHLSGNQFILELFHGPTGSFKDLSLQLMPHLFAHCIPPTCNYMILVATSGDTGSAVLNGFSRLSKNDQQRIAVTTFFPENGVSQFQKAQIIGSQKENGWAVGVKSDFDFCQAAIKRIFQDSDFTGFLTMEYGTTLSSANSINWGRLLPQVVYHASAYLDLVSQGFISFGNPVDVCIPTGNFGNILAAVYAKMMGIPIRKFICASNQNHVLTDFIKTGHYDLRERKLAHTFSPSIDILTCSNLERHLHLMADKDGQLMAKLFNQLEEQRHFQIEKILMEKLQRDLIADWSSEGECLAAIHSTYNTCGYILDPHTAVAKVVADRMQDKSCPVIVSSTAHYSKFAPAILQALKIEAISQTCSSQLYLLNSYNALPPPHEALLERMKLQEKMDYQVCAADVNVLKSQVEKLIQSQFL
- the THNSL1 gene encoding threonine synthase-like 1 isoform X2; translated protein: MGPPGAGKTTVGRIVGQKLGCCVIDVDDDILEKTWNMSVSEKLQDVGNEQFLEEEGKAVLNFSASRSVIALTGSNPMHDASMWHLKKNGIIIYLDVPLIDIVNRLRSMKIERIVGQSPGTSMKDLLKSRRCYYKKWFDTRVFCESGASPEEVADKVLTAVKRYLDADSETFISTRHFATQGCQQKVSAKFFSEAVIEGLASDGGLFVPEKEFPKLSCGEWKSLVGATYVERAQILLEKCIHPADIPATRLGEMIENAYGENFACSKIAPIRHLSGNQFILELFHGPTGSFKDLSLQLMPHLFAHCIPPTCNYMILVATSGDTGSAVLNGFSRLSKNDQQRIAVTTFFPENGVSQFQKAQIIGSQKENGWAVGVKSDFDFCQAAIKRIFQDSDFTGFLTMEYGTTLSSANSINWGRLLPQVVYHASAYLDLVSQGFISFGNPVDVCIPTGNFGNILAAVYAKMMGIPIRKFICASNQNHVLTDFIKTGHYDLRERKLAHTFSPSIDILTCSNLERHLHLMADKDGQLMAKLFNQLEEQRHFQIEKILMEKLQRDLIADWSSEGECLAAIHSTYNTCGYILDPHTAVAKVVADRMQDKSCPVIVSSTAHYSKFAPAILQALKIEAISQTCSSQLYLLNSYNALPPPHEALLERMKLQEKMDYQVCAADVNVLKSQVEKLIQSQFL